One stretch of Sander lucioperca isolate FBNREF2018 chromosome 13, SLUC_FBN_1.2, whole genome shotgun sequence DNA includes these proteins:
- the LOC116064920 gene encoding A disintegrin and metalloproteinase with thrombospondin motifs 15-like gives MFIRTTFLLYFVVSLSKLVRCMESELCFPIRLDNHNQDRRDFEQDADILNRKCVLQIRAFQQELEIDLHQDSNFIAPSISNQGAFWLSNTDVTTDLSRCFYSGYVNTDPLSYAALSLCKGLQGAFGFQGWEYFISPVQNDTTSAEGAHIIRRRISNNNLKLNSTSRCAVNSDISLQVAQSLEKYKRLIDYNNVTETMLKRMGRAKRFASTPRYVETLVVADESMAQFHGDDLKHYLLTLMSVAARLYRHPSILNSISIVVVKIVIISEEDKGPKVSGNAAMTLRNFCTWQKKMNKNNDKQPDYWDTAILFTRQDLCGASTCDTLGMADVGTMCDPKRSCSVIEDDGLPSAFTTAHELGHVFNMPHDNVRACEDVFGKLQDNHMMSPTLIQINRTNPWSPCSAAIITEFLDSGHGECLLDQPQKPLVLPDVMPGTSYVLDRQCELAFGEGSKPCPFMQPPCGRLWCTGKSNGHLVCMTRHFPWADGTHCGDNRVCDRGVCSDKHVQNVKVDGRWGKWGPFGSCSRTCSGGVQLSKRECNNPVPSNGGKYCQGVRVKYRSCNLNHCPDTGKTYREEQCATSGRSFNSNRIDPSVVWVPKYSGVSTDDRCKLICRANGTGYFYVLAPKVVDGTPCSPDSTGVCVQGKCIKAGCDGKIGSTKKFDKCGICGGDSKGCKKVSGLFTKPEHGYNFVVMLPVGAANIDIRQRGYKGMRNDDNYLAVKNSKGHYLLNGNYVVSAGERDIIVKRSLLRYSGTAGLSETLQAVKPLGESLTVEVLCAGQMTPPRIRYSFYLARQTKEDKTLKKEGHVNSHNSVLAEDSVKEKGGDTLKKSYSKEDPALGKWISTGWDKCSVTCGSGIQRRMVQCLRPDGKPGLDCDPSQRPSATRVCGDPCPEWHIGQWSPCSRTCGKGFKRRPLHCKTQTGHLLPRDHCTGLRKPQELDFCNIRPC, from the exons ATGTTTATCAGAACAACTTTTCTCCTCTACTTTGTGGTCTCACTCTCAAAACTTGTCCGTTGCATGGAAAGTGAACTTTGCTTCCCTATTAGATTGGATAACCACAACCAAGACAGGAGGGATTTTGAACAGGACGCAGATATCCTTAATAGAAAATGTGTCCTACAAATACGAGCTTTCCAGCAGGAATTAGAAATCGATTTACACCAGGACTCGAACTTCATTGCCCCTTCCATTTCTAACCAAGGCGCATTTTGGCTCTCCAACACCGATGTCACCACTGACCTGAGCCGGTGTTTTTACTCCGGATATGTGAATACTGACCCACTTTCTTATGCTGCTTTGAGCCTCTGTAAGGGTTTACAAGGTGCATTTGGCTTCCAAGGCTGGGAATATTTTATCAGCCCGGTGCAAAATGACACCACAAGCGCAGAAGGTGCACACATCATCCGGCGCAGAATCAGCAACAACAACCTGAAGCTCAATTCAACCTCTAGGTGCGCAGTGAACAGCGACATAAGTCTACAGGTTGCGCAATCGTTGGAGAAATACAAGCGACTAATAGATTACAACAATGTGACCGAAACGATGCTGAAGAGGATGGGGAGAGCCAAAAGGTTCGCTTCAACCCCCAGGTACGTTGAGACGCTCGTGGTTGCGGACGAGTCCATGGCGCAGTTCCATGGAGATGACCTAAAACACTACCTCTTGACACTGATGTCAGTGGCAGCGAGGCTCTACAGACACCCCAGTATTCTTAACTCTATCAGCATCGTAGTGGTGAAGATCGTGATTATATCCGAAGAGGACAAAGGACCCAAGGTGTCCGGGAACGCAGCCATGACGCTGCGAAACTTTTGCACTTGGCAAAAAAAGATGAACAAAAACAACGACAAGCAGCCAGACTACTGGGACACAGCAATCCTTTTCACAAGACAG GACCTGTGTGGAGCCTCCACCTGTGACACTCTTGGCATGGCGGATGTGGGCACCATGTGCGACCCCAAGAGGAGCTGCTCTGTGATCGAAGACGACGGCCTACCTTCGGCTTTCACCACTGCTCACGAGCTTG GACATGTGTTCAACATGCCACACGACAATGTGAGGGCCTGTGAGGACGTGTTTGGGAAACTGCAAGACAACCACATGATGTCTCCCACTCTCATTCAGATCAACCGCACCAACCCCTGGTCCCCTTGCAGTGCTGCTATCATCACTGAATTCCTGGACAGCGGGCACG GTGAATGTTTGCTTGACCAGCCTCAGAAACCACTGGTCCTCCCTGACGTGATGCCGGGAACATCTTACGTCCTCGACCGTCAGTGTGAGCTCGCGTTCGGAGAAGGCTCCAAGCCCTGTCCCTTTATGCAACCACCATGCGGCCGTCTGTGGTGCACAGGAAAATCCAATGGCCATTTGGTGTGCATGACTCGGCATTTCCCCTGGGCAGATGGCACCCATTGTGGGGACAATCGGGTTTGCGACCGAGGGGTCTGCTCTGACAAACATGTCCAAAATGTGAAG GTGGACGGCCGCTGGGGGAAGTGGGGCCCGTTCGGTTCCTGCTCACGCACATGCAGCGGTGGCGTCCAGCTGTCTAAAAGAGAGTGTAACAACCCAGTTCCGTCAAATGGGGGTAAATACTGCCAAGGAGTTCGGGTCAAATACCGCTCCTGTAACCTGAACCACTGCCCTGATACAG GTAAGACTTATCGTGAGGAGCAGTGTGCGACCAGTGGCCGCAGTTTCAACAGTAACCGCATCGACCCCTCTGTGGTGTGGGTACCCAAGTACTCTGGAGTGTCCACCGATGACAGGTGTAAACTCATCTGCAGGGCTAATGGTACTGGCTACTTCTATGTCCTGGCACCCAAG GTTGTGGATGGGACTCCATGTTCCCCAGACTCCACAGGAGTGTGTGTCCAGGGGAAGTGCATTAAGGCTGGCTGTGATGGAAAAATTGGCTCCACCAAGAAGTTTGATAAGTGTGGAATCTGCGGAGGTGATAGCAAGGGCTGCAAGAAGGTGTCGGGACTCTTCACAAAGCCTGA GCACGGCTACAACTTTGTGGTCATGTTACCAGTGGGCGCAGCCAACATTGACATCCGTCAGCGAGGGTACAAGGGAATGAGGAATGATGACAACTATCTGGCGGTTAAAAACAGCAAGGGCCACTACCTGCTCAATGGGAACTACGTAGTGTCAGCTGGAGAGAGGGACATCATTGTCAAGAGAAGCTTGCTGCGCTACAGCGGCACAGCCGGCCTTTCTGAGACCCTGCAGGCCGTGAAGCCCTTGGGAGAATCCCTGACTGTTGAGGTGCTGTGTGCAGGCCAGATGACGCCGCCTCGCATCCGCTACTCCTTCTACCTCGCCCGTCAGACCAAGGAGGACAAGACTCTGAAGAAGGAGGGGCATGTAAACTCCCATAATAGTGTCCTGGCTGAGGATAGTGTCAAGGAGAAGGGGGGAGACACCCTGAAGAAGTCTTATAGCAAGGAGGATCCCGCTCTTGGGAAATGGATATCCACAGGTTGGGACAAGTGCTCAGTGACCTGTGGCAGTGGGATCCAGAGGAGGATGGTGCAGTGTCTGAGACCAGATGGAAAGCCAGGGTTGGACTGTGATCCTTCACAAAGACCCTCAGCCACCAGAGTTTGTGGAGACCCTTGTCCTGAGTGGCATATTGGGCAGTGGTCCCCTTGCTCCAGAACCTGTGGGAAGGGTTTCAAGAGACGACCGTTGCACTGCAAAACCCAAACTGGGCATCTGCTCCCAAGGGACCACTGCACTGGCTTACGCAAGCCACAGGAGCTGGACTTCTGTAACATAAGGCCTTGCTAG